From one Microbacterium aurum genomic stretch:
- a CDS encoding methyltransferase, translating to MSTASSTLWVAYGAEGNVVGTVRKTDEGYTSTIAGASESIGTYPTMDIAKNALHGHLPPGSDWPQFREH from the coding sequence ATGAGCACCGCATCGTCCACGCTCTGGGTCGCGTACGGGGCCGAAGGAAACGTCGTCGGCACGGTCCGCAAGACCGACGAGGGATACACCTCCACGATCGCCGGCGCGTCCGAGAGCATCGGCACGTACCCCACGATGGATATCGCCAAGAACGCCCTGCACGGTCACCTTCCGCCGGGATCGGACTGGCCGCAGTTCCGCGAGCACTGA
- a CDS encoding metallopeptidase family protein: protein MIQMDADTFGDLVEDELDLLPDDMVDGLDNVVFVVEDRPEDGSLDLLGLYDGLALTERDRYGIGELPDRIIVYREPHLHACETVAELRDEVHTTLVHEIAHFYGIDDQRLHELGWA from the coding sequence ATGATCCAGATGGATGCCGACACGTTCGGCGATCTGGTGGAGGACGAGCTCGATCTCCTTCCGGACGACATGGTCGACGGCCTCGACAACGTCGTGTTCGTCGTCGAGGACCGGCCCGAGGACGGCTCGCTGGACCTGCTGGGCCTCTACGACGGTCTCGCGCTCACCGAGCGCGACCGCTACGGCATCGGCGAACTGCCCGACCGCATCATCGTGTACCGGGAGCCGCACCTGCACGCGTGCGAGACCGTGGCTGAGCTGCGCGACGAGGTGCACACGACGCTCGTGCACGAGATCGCGCACTTCTACGGCATCGACGACCAGCGTCTGCACGAGCTGGGCTGGGCATGA
- the yczE gene encoding membrane protein YczE: MTLRIAQLLIGLVFYGAGCAVMVRAGIGLDPWTVFAQGLSLQTGVGIGWITNIVGFLVLLLWIPLRQRPGVGTVANILLVGTSMQATLAVVPPVSGFVWELLVFVGGMVMVAIASGLYIGARFGPGPRDGLMTGLHARFGWPIWACRLSVEATVLIAGWLLGGTVGIGTVLFAAAIGPLVHLALPLFDRRSGRRVPHRDTDAEPVAA; this comes from the coding sequence ATGACATTGCGGATCGCCCAACTGCTGATCGGGCTGGTGTTCTACGGCGCCGGCTGCGCGGTCATGGTGCGCGCCGGCATCGGGCTCGATCCGTGGACCGTGTTCGCCCAGGGCCTGTCGCTGCAGACCGGAGTCGGGATCGGATGGATCACCAACATCGTCGGATTCCTCGTGCTGCTGCTGTGGATCCCGCTGCGCCAGCGCCCGGGCGTGGGGACCGTGGCGAACATCCTGCTCGTCGGGACGAGCATGCAGGCGACCCTCGCCGTGGTTCCGCCGGTCAGCGGGTTCGTCTGGGAACTGCTGGTGTTCGTCGGCGGCATGGTGATGGTGGCCATCGCCTCGGGGCTCTACATCGGTGCGCGTTTCGGCCCAGGGCCGCGCGACGGACTCATGACAGGTCTGCACGCACGATTCGGCTGGCCGATCTGGGCGTGCCGGCTCAGCGTGGAGGCCACGGTGCTCATCGCGGGCTGGCTGCTCGGCGGCACGGTGGGGATCGGAACGGTGCTCTTCGCCGCAGCGATCGGACCACTCGTGCACCTCGCCCTGCCGCTGTTCGACCGTCGCAGCGGGCGGCGCGTTCCGCACCGCGACACGGATGCCGAGCCCGTCGCGGCCTGA
- a CDS encoding DNA mismatch repair protein yields the protein MTTVTDIPTPAVRGVRLLPVSARRWRVLDRRGVVIGHLRADTVAAGIRFRAERFDLAAARMRPIGSFWNAHEAVECLRHLR from the coding sequence ATGACCACCGTCACCGATATCCCCACCCCCGCTGTCCGCGGCGTCCGCTTGCTGCCGGTCTCCGCGCGGCGCTGGCGCGTGCTCGATCGGCGCGGCGTCGTGATCGGGCACCTCCGTGCCGACACGGTCGCCGCCGGCATCCGGTTTCGCGCCGAACGCTTCGACCTTGCCGCGGCACGCATGCGTCCGATCGGGTCGTTCTGGAACGCGCACGAGGCGGTCGAGTGCCTGCGGCACCTGCGCTGA
- the orn gene encoding oligoribonuclease, which yields MVHAAENDRLVWIDCEMTGLDLSVDELVEIAIVVTDFDLNVLDPGFQIVIKPDPSALANMNDFVTKMHETSGLLAEIPYGVSLAEAEFEALEYIQRFVPEGKAPLAGNTIGTDRMFLAKYMPRVDRWLHYRNVDVSSVKELSRRWYPRAYFNAPAKDGGHRALADIRESIRELAYYRETVFVAAPGPTSDAAREAAASAVSSYAPGL from the coding sequence ATGGTGCACGCCGCGGAGAACGACCGTCTCGTCTGGATCGACTGCGAGATGACGGGGCTCGATCTCTCGGTCGATGAACTCGTCGAGATCGCGATCGTCGTCACCGATTTCGACCTGAACGTGCTCGATCCCGGCTTCCAGATCGTCATCAAGCCCGATCCGTCCGCGCTGGCGAACATGAACGACTTCGTCACGAAGATGCACGAGACCTCGGGCCTGCTGGCTGAGATCCCCTACGGCGTGTCTCTCGCCGAGGCGGAGTTCGAGGCGCTCGAGTACATCCAGCGGTTCGTCCCGGAGGGCAAGGCGCCACTGGCGGGAAACACCATCGGCACCGACCGGATGTTCCTCGCCAAGTACATGCCCCGGGTCGACCGGTGGCTGCACTACCGCAACGTCGACGTGTCCAGCGTCAAAGAGCTGTCGCGGCGCTGGTACCCGCGCGCGTACTTCAACGCCCCCGCGAAAGACGGCGGCCACCGCGCCCTCGCCGACATCCGCGAGTCGATCCGCGAGCTCGCCTACTACCGCGAGACCGTGTTCGTCGCCGCCCCCGGACCCACCAGCGACGCGGCGCGGGAGGCCGCGGCGTCGGCCGTGTCATCGTATGCCCCGGGACTGTAA
- the yczR gene encoding MocR-like transcription factor YczR yields MDSRIGARALAAALGGWRTREPAYEALADGIRLLCLDNRLAVRTLLPAERELAAVLGLSRTTVATAYRSLRDSGHIQSLRGSGSVTLPRPQREGRVSVSGDAIDLQQASPSAWPGLAGVMSEVATDAATLVARAGYDIRGSLPLRSAIAERYTALGVPTGAEHVMVTSGAQAAIRLLAETLLRRGDRALIETPTYPHAAEALRAAGARLVGVPVTTTAGWDVDRATQAFARTTPALAYLMPRFQNPTGRTMTGEEEAAFADAGRRAGTTLVIDETTGELAIDAAVGPAFTTADVVRVGSLGKTVWGGLRVGWIRADEELVHRLVAARPSRDLGTPEFEQAVAARLIERMPEILRQRSALLRQGRDTLTAALSSQLPAWRIPEVAGGVALWVELDAPLSSGLVLAARGHGVYLSAGSRFGVDSVHDRHLRIPFTAPAVELHRAVTVLARVWPTVRSAAPESARDLLEAVV; encoded by the coding sequence ATGGACTCCCGAATCGGCGCGCGGGCCCTGGCGGCGGCACTCGGCGGCTGGCGCACGCGCGAACCCGCGTATGAGGCGCTGGCCGACGGCATCCGCCTGCTGTGCCTCGACAATCGCCTCGCTGTGCGCACACTCCTGCCGGCCGAGCGCGAGCTCGCCGCCGTGCTGGGACTCAGCCGTACGACGGTCGCGACCGCCTACCGGAGCCTCCGCGACAGCGGACACATCCAGAGCCTGCGCGGATCGGGCAGTGTGACGCTGCCGCGACCGCAGCGCGAGGGCCGCGTCAGCGTGTCGGGGGACGCGATCGATCTGCAGCAGGCGAGTCCCTCGGCGTGGCCGGGTCTTGCGGGGGTGATGAGCGAGGTGGCGACGGATGCCGCGACGCTCGTCGCGCGCGCCGGCTACGACATCCGAGGCTCCCTCCCGCTGCGGAGCGCCATCGCCGAGCGCTACACGGCGCTCGGCGTGCCCACCGGCGCCGAGCACGTCATGGTGACCTCCGGAGCGCAGGCAGCGATCCGGCTGCTGGCCGAGACCCTGCTGCGCCGCGGCGACCGCGCGCTGATCGAGACCCCGACATACCCGCACGCGGCCGAAGCGCTGCGCGCCGCGGGGGCGCGGCTGGTCGGCGTGCCGGTCACGACGACCGCGGGTTGGGACGTCGACCGTGCGACTCAGGCGTTCGCCCGCACGACCCCGGCTCTGGCATACCTGATGCCGCGGTTCCAGAATCCCACGGGGCGCACGATGACGGGGGAAGAGGAGGCAGCGTTCGCCGACGCGGGCCGGCGGGCCGGCACGACTTTGGTGATCGACGAGACGACGGGCGAGCTCGCCATCGACGCCGCGGTAGGGCCGGCGTTCACGACGGCAGATGTCGTGCGCGTCGGATCGCTCGGCAAGACGGTGTGGGGCGGGCTGCGGGTGGGATGGATCCGGGCCGACGAGGAGCTCGTTCACCGCCTCGTGGCCGCGCGCCCCTCTCGCGACCTCGGCACCCCGGAGTTCGAGCAAGCGGTCGCTGCGCGGCTGATCGAGCGCATGCCGGAGATCCTGCGGCAGCGGTCGGCGCTGCTGCGACAGGGCCGCGACACGCTGACCGCCGCGCTGTCGTCGCAGCTGCCGGCCTGGCGGATCCCGGAGGTCGCCGGCGGCGTCGCGCTGTGGGTCGAACTCGACGCGCCGCTGAGTTCGGGTCTGGTGCTGGCGGCGCGCGGTCACGGCGTCTATCTGTCGGCCGGCTCGCGGTTCGGGGTCGATTCCGTGCACGATCGTCATCTGCGCATCCCGTTCACCGCGCCCGCGGTCGAACTGCACCGGGCCGTGACGGTGCTGGCCCGCGTCTGGCCGACCGTCCGTTCCGCGGCACCGGAGAGCGCGAGGGACCTGCTCGAGGCGGTCGTCTGA